The following coding sequences lie in one Methylotenera versatilis 301 genomic window:
- a CDS encoding lmo0937 family membrane protein: MLETIAIILVILWLLGLVSSYTLGGFIHILLVIAIVMILVRFIGR, from the coding sequence ATGCTTGAAACAATTGCAATTATATTGGTTATTCTTTGGTTACTTGGCTTGGTGTCATCGTATACCTTGGGTGGGTTCATCCACATACTTTTAGTCATTGCGATTGTGATGATATTGGTGCGCTTTATTGGGCGCTAA
- a CDS encoding DUF883 family protein has product MEKLSDQFDQDQLINEFKAVVADAEALIKATANSGDDKLSDLRARAEESLGIAKARIMDIQTEVLAKTKAAAKATDAYVHENPWRSIGFAASIGVVVGLLISRR; this is encoded by the coding sequence ATGGAAAAATTATCAGATCAGTTCGACCAAGATCAATTAATCAACGAGTTTAAAGCGGTAGTTGCCGATGCAGAAGCTTTAATCAAAGCAACGGCAAACTCAGGTGACGATAAGTTATCAGATTTGCGCGCTAGGGCCGAAGAGTCGCTCGGTATTGCAAAAGCTAGAATCATGGATATTCAAACTGAAGTGCTTGCCAAAACTAAAGCGGCTGCTAAAGCTACAGATGCCTATGTGCATGAAAATCCATGGCGCTCAATCGGCTTTGCTGCAAGTATCGGTGTAGTGGTTGGCTTGCTGATTAGCCGTCGCTAA
- a CDS encoding phage holin family protein, whose amino-acid sequence MTNKTSTSRSTNSLGLFESIKALTSTLVAVVHTRLELLSTDLEEDRERLMSLVMLSLIALFSLLIAAVLVTITLVVAFWDSYRVLALASASGVFIIVGAATWLAAVRQAKKKPKMFVSSLLELIKDRQQLDVN is encoded by the coding sequence ATGACAAATAAAACGTCTACAAGCCGTTCTACAAACAGCCTAGGTCTGTTTGAATCAATCAAGGCACTGACTTCAACGTTGGTAGCGGTTGTTCATACACGCCTAGAGCTGCTTTCCACGGATTTAGAAGAGGATAGAGAACGCTTGATGTCACTTGTCATGCTGTCTCTCATCGCTCTTTTTAGCTTATTAATAGCCGCTGTACTAGTCACTATTACACTGGTGGTAGCATTTTGGGATAGTTATCGCGTACTTGCACTTGCTTCAGCTTCAGGCGTATTTATTATCGTAGGCGCTGCTACTTGGCTAGCCGCTGTGCGTCAGGCTAAAAAGAAACCTAAAATGTTTGTTTCAAGCCTGCTGGAGCTAATCAAAGACCGCCAGCAACTTGATGTTAATTAA
- the cls gene encoding cardiolipin synthase, whose protein sequence is MTIKKNARARVANLATMLALTLLVGCTSIPTMVPDMAMQQAHPVKLNGANGELSAKQSKAIIAKLQKNGDDTNIFDKHLALEAEIVGSPLVVGNKVELLIDGPTTYDAMFAAIESAKDHINMETFIIEDDEIGQRFAKALIAKQASGVQVNLIYDSVGSISTPTTFFDALKASGINVLEYNPINPLVTRKGWQVNQRDHRKLLIVDGQIAFVGGINISSVYSSGSFGRSKTTKNKQPWRDTHLRMEGPVVSEFQKLFMTTWSQQKGQTLAVKNYFPDYPVKGSEVVRAIGSSPDEPYSQIYSTLISAINSAETQVFITNAYFVPDPKLLTALKEAVQRGVDVRLLLPEKTDSTMVFYASRSYYDELLTANVKIYERQDALLHAKTAMIDGVWSTIGSTNLDWRSFTNNQEINAVVLGQGFGTQMQSMFEKDLESSTLITLESWRSRSIAARIKERAARLWARFL, encoded by the coding sequence ATGACTATTAAAAAAAATGCGCGCGCAAGAGTTGCAAATCTAGCCACCATGCTAGCGCTGACCTTACTTGTAGGCTGTACATCAATCCCAACGATGGTGCCGGATATGGCCATGCAACAAGCGCACCCAGTTAAATTGAATGGCGCGAATGGCGAGTTGAGCGCCAAGCAAAGTAAAGCCATTATCGCTAAACTGCAAAAGAACGGTGACGATACCAATATCTTTGACAAACACTTGGCACTTGAAGCGGAAATCGTTGGCAGCCCTTTAGTGGTGGGTAATAAAGTAGAGCTGTTGATTGATGGTCCAACTACTTATGATGCGATGTTTGCCGCCATAGAGAGTGCAAAAGACCATATCAATATGGAAACTTTCATCATTGAAGATGATGAAATTGGGCAGCGCTTTGCTAAGGCTCTTATTGCTAAGCAAGCTAGTGGTGTGCAGGTGAACCTCATATATGACAGTGTAGGGTCCATCAGCACGCCAACCACATTTTTTGATGCGTTAAAAGCAAGTGGTATCAACGTATTGGAATACAACCCCATTAATCCTCTGGTGACGCGTAAAGGTTGGCAAGTAAATCAGCGTGATCATCGTAAGTTGTTGATTGTTGATGGACAGATTGCCTTTGTAGGCGGTATCAATATTAGTAGTGTTTATTCTAGCGGTTCATTCGGTAGATCAAAAACCACAAAAAACAAACAGCCATGGCGCGACACCCATTTGCGCATGGAAGGTCCAGTGGTCAGTGAGTTTCAGAAGCTGTTTATGACGACTTGGAGCCAGCAAAAAGGCCAAACTCTGGCTGTCAAAAACTATTTTCCAGACTATCCAGTTAAAGGTAGTGAAGTGGTACGTGCTATTGGCAGTTCGCCAGATGAGCCTTATAGCCAGATTTACTCAACCTTGATTTCTGCCATCAATAGCGCGGAAACCCAAGTGTTCATTACTAACGCCTATTTTGTACCAGATCCAAAGCTACTGACTGCATTGAAAGAGGCTGTTCAACGTGGTGTAGATGTGCGGCTCCTATTACCTGAAAAAACCGATTCGACGATGGTATTTTACGCATCGCGGTCTTATTACGATGAACTGCTCACAGCCAATGTGAAGATTTATGAAAGACAGGACGCCTTATTGCATGCGAAAACCGCGATGATAGATGGTGTTTGGTCGACCATAGGCTCGACAAATCTTGATTGGCGGAGCTTTACCAATAATCAGGAAATAAACGCTGTGGTGTTAGGGCAAGGTTTTGGCACGCAAATGCAAAGTATGTTTGAAAAAGACTTAGAGTCGTCTACACTCATCACACTTGAATCATGGAGAAGTCGTTCAATCGCGGCGCGCATCAAAGAGCGAGCAGCTCGCTTATGGGCGCGTTTTTTATAA
- a CDS encoding YqjK-like family protein, whose product MQKLTVRRQRLIAQAESQRVLLAQNADSLRKPLAMADKGLNVLRYIKHHPIVVAGGGATLLSIANPNGITKWLRRGWLAWQLTKKIINK is encoded by the coding sequence TTGCAAAAATTAACAGTTCGCCGACAGCGTTTAATTGCACAAGCCGAATCGCAGAGAGTGTTGTTAGCCCAAAACGCTGACTCTTTGCGTAAACCTTTAGCGATGGCAGATAAAGGTTTAAATGTGCTGCGTTACATTAAGCATCACCCCATTGTAGTTGCTGGCGGTGGTGCTACCCTACTTTCAATCGCCAACCCAAATGGCATCACAAAATGGCTTAGACGTGGTTGGCTTGCTTGGCAGCTAACTAAAAAAATCATCAATAAGTAA